A part of Streptomyces sp. NBC_00557 genomic DNA contains:
- a CDS encoding aspartate-semialdehyde dehydrogenase yields MTGKPTLAVVGATGAVGAVMLQILSQRADIWGEIRLLASPRSAGRKLAVRGEEVEVAALSEEAFDGVDIALFDVPDEVAAHWAPVAAARGAVVVDNSAAFRLDPEVPLVVPEVNPHAVRSRPRGIVANPNCTTLTMIVALGALHAEFGLRELVVSSYQAVSGAGRAGVDTLRAQLSLVAGTELGTKPGDVRRAVGDDTGPFPEPVALNVVPWAGSLREDGWSSEEMKVRDESRKILGLPHLPVAVTCVRVPVITTHSLTVHARFQGEVTVDGAREILATAPGVVLCDDPAAGEFPTPADVVGTDPTWVGRVRRSLDDPTALEFFVCGDNLRKGAALNTAQIAELIAAERADH; encoded by the coding sequence ATGACCGGCAAGCCGACGCTCGCGGTCGTGGGGGCGACCGGAGCCGTCGGCGCGGTCATGCTCCAGATCCTGTCCCAGCGCGCGGACATCTGGGGCGAGATCCGCCTGCTCGCCTCCCCGCGCTCGGCCGGCCGCAAGCTGGCCGTGCGGGGGGAGGAGGTGGAGGTGGCGGCCCTGAGCGAGGAGGCCTTCGACGGGGTCGACATCGCCCTGTTCGACGTCCCCGACGAGGTCGCCGCGCACTGGGCGCCGGTCGCCGCCGCGCGCGGCGCGGTCGTCGTCGACAACTCCGCCGCCTTCCGGCTGGACCCCGAGGTGCCGCTGGTGGTGCCCGAGGTCAACCCGCACGCCGTACGGTCCCGGCCGCGCGGCATCGTGGCCAACCCCAACTGCACGACCCTGACGATGATCGTCGCCCTGGGCGCGCTGCACGCCGAGTTCGGGCTGCGCGAGCTGGTGGTGTCGTCGTACCAGGCGGTGAGCGGGGCCGGGCGGGCCGGCGTGGACACGCTGCGGGCCCAGCTGTCCCTGGTGGCCGGCACCGAGCTGGGCACCAAGCCCGGCGACGTACGGCGGGCCGTCGGGGACGACACCGGGCCGTTCCCGGAGCCGGTCGCGCTGAACGTCGTCCCGTGGGCCGGGTCCCTGCGGGAGGACGGCTGGTCGTCGGAGGAGATGAAGGTCCGCGACGAGTCCCGCAAGATCCTCGGGCTGCCCCACCTGCCGGTCGCCGTGACCTGCGTCCGGGTGCCCGTGATCACCACCCACTCCCTCACCGTCCACGCCCGCTTCCAGGGCGAGGTCACGGTCGACGGCGCCCGGGAGATCCTCGCGACCGCGCCCGGCGTGGTGCTGTGCGACGACCCGGCCGCCGGGGAGTTCCCCACCCCCGCGGACGTCGTCGGCACCGACCCGACCTGGGTGGGCCGTGTCCGCCGGTCCCTGGACGACCCCACCGCGCTGGAGTTCTTCGTCTGCGGCGACAACCTCCGCAAGGGCGCCGCCCTGAACACGGCCCAGATCGCGGAACTGATCGCAGCGGAGCGCGCCGACCACTGA
- a CDS encoding aspartate kinase — protein MGLVVQKYGGSSVADAEGIKRVAKRIVEAKKNGNQVVVVVSAMGDTTDELIDLAEQVSPMPAGREFDMLLTAGERISMALLAMAIKNLGHEAQSFTGSQAGVITDSVHNKARIIDVTPGRIRESLDKGNIAIVAGFQGVSQDKKDITTLGRGGSDTTAVALAAALDAEVCEIYTDVDGVFTADPRVVKKAKKIDWISFEDMLELASSGSKVLLHRCVEYARRYNIPIHVRSSFSGLQGTWVSSEPIGDKKVEQAIISGVAHDTSEAKITVVGVPDKPGEAAAIFRAIADAEINIDMVVQNVSAASTGLTDISFTLPKTEGRKAIDALERNKPGIGFESLRYDDQIGKISLVGAGMKTNPGVTASFFEALSDAGVNIELISTSEIRISVVTRKDDVPEAVRAVHTAFGLDSDSDEAVVYGGTGR, from the coding sequence GTGGGCCTTGTCGTGCAGAAGTACGGAGGCTCCTCCGTAGCCGATGCCGAGGGCATCAAGCGCGTCGCCAAGCGGATCGTGGAAGCGAAGAAGAACGGCAACCAGGTTGTCGTCGTCGTTTCCGCGATGGGCGACACGACGGACGAGCTGATCGATCTCGCCGAGCAGGTTTCTCCGATGCCTGCCGGGCGTGAGTTCGACATGCTGCTGACCGCCGGAGAGCGTATCTCCATGGCCCTGCTGGCGATGGCGATCAAAAACCTGGGTCACGAGGCCCAGTCCTTCACCGGCAGCCAGGCCGGCGTCATCACCGACTCGGTCCACAACAAAGCCCGGATCATCGACGTCACTCCGGGCCGGATCCGCGAGTCGCTCGACAAGGGGAACATCGCGATCGTCGCCGGTTTCCAGGGCGTCAGCCAGGACAAGAAGGACATCACCACGCTGGGCCGCGGTGGGTCCGACACGACGGCCGTGGCGCTCGCCGCCGCGCTCGACGCCGAGGTCTGCGAGATCTACACCGACGTCGACGGCGTGTTCACCGCCGACCCGCGCGTGGTGAAGAAGGCGAAGAAGATCGACTGGATCTCCTTCGAGGACATGCTGGAGCTGGCCAGCTCCGGGTCCAAGGTGCTGCTCCACCGCTGTGTGGAGTACGCCCGCCGCTACAACATCCCGATCCATGTCCGGTCCAGCTTCAGCGGGCTGCAGGGCACGTGGGTCAGCAGTGAGCCGATTGGGGACAAGAAGGTGGAGCAGGCCATCATCTCCGGTGTCGCGCACGACACCTCCGAGGCCAAGATCACGGTCGTCGGCGTGCCGGACAAGCCGGGTGAGGCCGCCGCGATCTTCCGGGCCATCGCCGATGCCGAGATCAACATCGACATGGTCGTGCAGAACGTGTCCGCCGCCTCCACCGGCCTGACGGACATCTCCTTCACGCTGCCGAAGACCGAGGGCCGCAAGGCCATCGACGCCCTGGAGCGCAACAAGCCGGGCATCGGCTTCGAATCGCTGCGCTATGACGACCAGATCGGCAAGATCTCCCTGGTCGGCGCGGGTATGAAGACCAACCCGGGCGTCACCGCCTCCTTCTTCGAGGCGCTGTCCGACGCGGGCGTGAACATCGAGCTGATCTCGACCTCCGAGATCCGCATCTCGGTCGTCACCCGCAAGGACGACGTCCCGGAGGCCGTCCGCGCCGTGCACACCGCCTTCGGGCTCGACTCCGACTCGGACGAGGCCGTGGTCTACGGAGGCACCGGCCGATGA
- a CDS encoding Uma2 family endonuclease, translating to MTPRTEHRPQMTAEEFEELERHAPETVRLEFIHGKVVVKPMPDGNHSEIYMWLLERCMQLRPDLRLHPERGLKTEAYRKGRARADGVLVPRGSLKGKGEWSEATGVLMAVEITSWDSDTARRDRVEKPDGYAAAGIPVYLLIDRDDCSVVVFNQPENGRYRHEEKVPFGATVQLPAPVNITLDTEPLKEFSD from the coding sequence ATGACCCCCAGGACCGAGCACCGGCCGCAGATGACCGCCGAGGAGTTCGAGGAGCTGGAACGCCATGCCCCGGAGACCGTGCGGCTGGAGTTCATCCACGGGAAGGTCGTGGTCAAGCCCATGCCGGACGGCAACCACAGCGAGATCTACATGTGGCTCCTGGAACGCTGCATGCAGCTGCGGCCGGACCTGCGGCTCCATCCGGAGCGGGGACTCAAGACCGAGGCGTACCGCAAGGGGCGCGCTCGCGCCGACGGCGTTCTCGTGCCGAGGGGCAGCCTCAAGGGCAAGGGCGAGTGGTCGGAAGCCACCGGCGTGCTGATGGCCGTGGAGATCACCTCCTGGGATTCCGACACGGCACGTCGAGACCGCGTCGAAAAGCCCGACGGCTACGCCGCCGCCGGCATCCCCGTCTACCTCCTCATCGATCGTGACGACTGCTCGGTCGTGGTCTTCAACCAGCCCGAGAACGGCCGCTACCGCCACGAGGAGAAGGTGCCCTTCGGTGCCACCGTCCAGCTCCCCGCCCCCGTGAACATCACCTTGGACACCGAGCCGCTCAAGGAGTTCAGCGACTGA
- a CDS encoding DUF397 domain-containing protein, with protein MSDQLNWFKSSYSDDEGGDCVEVAPTPTTIHIRDSKTAPAGPELHVPAPAWSAFIAALRPGA; from the coding sequence ATGAGTGACCAGCTGAACTGGTTCAAGTCGAGCTACAGCGATGACGAGGGCGGCGATTGCGTCGAAGTCGCCCCCACCCCCACCACCATCCACATCCGCGACTCCAAGACGGCCCCCGCCGGTCCCGAACTCCACGTCCCCGCCCCCGCCTGGTCGGCGTTCATCGCCGCACTTCGGCCCGGGGCTTGA
- a CDS encoding helix-turn-helix domain-containing protein, giving the protein MWRFSGNQLKRWRTKANVSREQLAAASNYSPDTIKAMEQGVRMPTPRVLDVADELCRAEGLLSAAKDYLSREKFPPRAQEFMEREREAIGRWSYDATYIPGLLQTKGYTRTLIENRYPPLDEETVEQRITGRMERQAILTERKPPVALSFVIYEAALHSPLVDVGQLRRLLEVSLLRNVALQVLPFARAIPAALLGPMVLLETRDHERFAYAEGQLGSQLSADPDVVSRTIERLSMIRAEALSPAESARFIERMVDQP; this is encoded by the coding sequence ATGTGGCGCTTCAGCGGCAACCAGTTGAAGCGCTGGCGCACGAAGGCGAACGTCTCGCGCGAGCAGTTGGCCGCCGCCTCCAACTACTCCCCGGACACCATCAAGGCGATGGAGCAGGGGGTACGCATGCCGACGCCCCGAGTCCTGGACGTGGCGGACGAGTTGTGCCGGGCGGAGGGGTTGCTGAGCGCGGCGAAGGACTACTTGAGCAGGGAGAAGTTCCCGCCCAGGGCGCAGGAGTTCATGGAGCGGGAGAGGGAGGCGATCGGTCGTTGGTCGTATGACGCCACGTACATTCCGGGGCTGTTGCAGACGAAGGGGTACACGCGGACGCTCATCGAGAACCGCTATCCACCTTTGGACGAGGAGACGGTGGAGCAGCGGATCACCGGTCGTATGGAGCGGCAGGCGATCCTCACTGAGCGGAAGCCGCCCGTGGCTTTGAGCTTCGTCATTTACGAGGCCGCACTGCACAGCCCCCTGGTTGACGTCGGACAACTGCGCCGTCTGCTTGAGGTCTCCCTCCTGCGGAATGTCGCTTTGCAGGTACTCCCCTTCGCGCGAGCCATTCCGGCGGCACTACTGGGTCCCATGGTGTTGCTGGAGACGCGTGACCACGAGCGGTTCGCCTACGCTGAAGGTCAGTTGGGGAGTCAACTGTCGGCCGATCCAGACGTCGTGAGCCGTACGATCGAGCGGCTCAGCATGATCCGCGCAGAGGCCCTCAGCCCGGCAGAGTCGGCCCGTTTCATCGAACGGATGGTGGATCAGCCATGA